A window from Pleuronectes platessa chromosome 6, fPlePla1.1, whole genome shotgun sequence encodes these proteins:
- the csf1b gene encoding macrophage colony-stimulating factor 1b isoform X2, which translates to MTIFVSTLIQSKAKLQVKCLCVLMFLSFPLNMAEVPGPCRHSITREHLLTVRNLMDNQLRSGCSITYTFIERRSLSKCCFVKAALPWILELLTTHFKYNRGSVNDGYVQSLRALILNIYSQKCVPQINEEVEDKPESFETLYRGSPSEALQRASEVLSVYWELITTSNAPVDWRCQHEYTETFGSTTELFTESPAHFTDSYGRKSVKASQRRPIKDLYKLCFIIASICGGLLFILTLYCLISQKRTHNPHRSRYTNQRDLQDIEMEPQ; encoded by the exons ATGACCATCTTTGTGTCAACCCTGATTCAGAGCAAAGCGAAG TTGCAGgtaaagtgtctgtgtgtgcttatGTTCCTGAGCTTCCCTCTGAATATGGCTGAGGTCCCTGGTCCATGCAGACACTCCATCACTAGGGAGCACCTGCTTACAGTCAGGAACCTG ATGGATAACCAGTTGAGAAGTGGTTGTTCGATAACCTATACATTCATAGAAAGGAGAAGTTTG AGCAAATGTTGCTTTGTAAAAGCTGCTTTACCATGGATCCTGGAGCTTCTCACCACCCACTTCAAATATAACCGGGGGTCAGTCAATGATGGCTACGTTCAGTCCCTGAGAGCGCTCATCCTCAACATCTATTCTCAGAAATGTGTGCCACAGATTAATGAAGAGGTCGAA GATAAGCCAGAGAGTTTTGAGACGCTGTACAGAGGGTCTCCTTCAGAGGCACTGCAGAGGGCTTCGGAGGTGCTGTCTGTTTACTGGGAGCTGATCACAACCAGCAACGCACCAGTGGACTGGAGATGCCAGCACGAATACACAGAAACCTTTGGCTCTACCACAGAGCTATTCACAGAGTCACCCGCACATTTTACAG ACAGTTATGGTAGGAAGTCAGTGAAGGCCTCTCAGAGAAGACCGATCAAAGACCTGTACAAGCTTTGCTTCATCATTGCCTCCATTTGCGGAGGACTGCTATTCATACTCACGCTCTATTGTCTCATCTCACAAAAG AGAACCCACAACCCTCACAGATCAAGATACACAAACCAAAG AGACCTGCAGGACATAGAGATGGAGCCACAATAA
- the csf1b gene encoding macrophage colony-stimulating factor 1b isoform X6, with translation MTIFVSTLIQSKAKLQVKCLCVLMFLSFPLNMAEVPGPCRHSITREHLLTVRNLMDNQLRSGCSITYTFIERRSLSKCCFVKAALPWILELLTTHFKYNRGSVNDGYVQSLRALILNIYSQKCVPQINEEVEDKPESFETLYRGSPSEALQRASEVLSVYWELITTSNAPVDWRCQHEYTETFGSTTELFTESPAHFTENPQPSQIKIHKPKRPAGHRDGATIM, from the exons ATGACCATCTTTGTGTCAACCCTGATTCAGAGCAAAGCGAAG TTGCAGgtaaagtgtctgtgtgtgcttatGTTCCTGAGCTTCCCTCTGAATATGGCTGAGGTCCCTGGTCCATGCAGACACTCCATCACTAGGGAGCACCTGCTTACAGTCAGGAACCTG ATGGATAACCAGTTGAGAAGTGGTTGTTCGATAACCTATACATTCATAGAAAGGAGAAGTTTG AGCAAATGTTGCTTTGTAAAAGCTGCTTTACCATGGATCCTGGAGCTTCTCACCACCCACTTCAAATATAACCGGGGGTCAGTCAATGATGGCTACGTTCAGTCCCTGAGAGCGCTCATCCTCAACATCTATTCTCAGAAATGTGTGCCACAGATTAATGAAGAGGTCGAA GATAAGCCAGAGAGTTTTGAGACGCTGTACAGAGGGTCTCCTTCAGAGGCACTGCAGAGGGCTTCGGAGGTGCTGTCTGTTTACTGGGAGCTGATCACAACCAGCAACGCACCAGTGGACTGGAGATGCCAGCACGAATACACAGAAACCTTTGGCTCTACCACAGAGCTATTCACAGAGTCACCCGCACATTTTACAG AGAACCCACAACCCTCACAGATCAAGATACACAAACCAAAG AGACCTGCAGGACATAGAGATGGAGCCACAATAAT GTGA
- the csf1b gene encoding macrophage colony-stimulating factor 1b isoform X4: protein MFLSFPLNMAEVPGPCRHSITREHLLTVRNLMDNQLRSGCSITYTFIERRSLSKCCFVKAALPWILELLTTHFKYNRGSVNDGYVQSLRALILNIYSQKCVPQINEEVEDKPESFETLYRGSPSEALQRASEVLSVYWELITTSNAPVDWRCQHEYTETFGSTTELFTESPAHFTDSYGRKSVKASQRRPIKDLYKLCFIIASICGGLLFILTLYCLISQKRTHNPHRSRYTNQSRDLQDIEMEPQ, encoded by the exons atGTTCCTGAGCTTCCCTCTGAATATGGCTGAGGTCCCTGGTCCATGCAGACACTCCATCACTAGGGAGCACCTGCTTACAGTCAGGAACCTG ATGGATAACCAGTTGAGAAGTGGTTGTTCGATAACCTATACATTCATAGAAAGGAGAAGTTTG AGCAAATGTTGCTTTGTAAAAGCTGCTTTACCATGGATCCTGGAGCTTCTCACCACCCACTTCAAATATAACCGGGGGTCAGTCAATGATGGCTACGTTCAGTCCCTGAGAGCGCTCATCCTCAACATCTATTCTCAGAAATGTGTGCCACAGATTAATGAAGAGGTCGAA GATAAGCCAGAGAGTTTTGAGACGCTGTACAGAGGGTCTCCTTCAGAGGCACTGCAGAGGGCTTCGGAGGTGCTGTCTGTTTACTGGGAGCTGATCACAACCAGCAACGCACCAGTGGACTGGAGATGCCAGCACGAATACACAGAAACCTTTGGCTCTACCACAGAGCTATTCACAGAGTCACCCGCACATTTTACAG ACAGTTATGGTAGGAAGTCAGTGAAGGCCTCTCAGAGAAGACCGATCAAAGACCTGTACAAGCTTTGCTTCATCATTGCCTCCATTTGCGGAGGACTGCTATTCATACTCACGCTCTATTGTCTCATCTCACAAAAG AGAACCCACAACCCTCACAGATCAAGATACACAAACCAAAG CAGAGACCTGCAGGACATAGAGATGGAGCCACAATAA
- the csf1b gene encoding macrophage colony-stimulating factor 1b isoform X5: MTIFVSTLIQSKAKLQVKCLCVLMFLSFPLNMAEVPGPCRHSITREHLLTVRNLMDNQLRSGCSITYTFIERRSLSKCCFVKAALPWILELLTTHFKYNRGSVNDGYVQSLRALILNIYSQKCVPQINEEVEDKPESFETLYRGSPSEALQRASEVLSVYWELITTSNAPVDWRCQHEYTETFGSTTELFTESPAHFTENPQPSQIKIHKPKQRPAGHRDGATIM; the protein is encoded by the exons ATGACCATCTTTGTGTCAACCCTGATTCAGAGCAAAGCGAAG TTGCAGgtaaagtgtctgtgtgtgcttatGTTCCTGAGCTTCCCTCTGAATATGGCTGAGGTCCCTGGTCCATGCAGACACTCCATCACTAGGGAGCACCTGCTTACAGTCAGGAACCTG ATGGATAACCAGTTGAGAAGTGGTTGTTCGATAACCTATACATTCATAGAAAGGAGAAGTTTG AGCAAATGTTGCTTTGTAAAAGCTGCTTTACCATGGATCCTGGAGCTTCTCACCACCCACTTCAAATATAACCGGGGGTCAGTCAATGATGGCTACGTTCAGTCCCTGAGAGCGCTCATCCTCAACATCTATTCTCAGAAATGTGTGCCACAGATTAATGAAGAGGTCGAA GATAAGCCAGAGAGTTTTGAGACGCTGTACAGAGGGTCTCCTTCAGAGGCACTGCAGAGGGCTTCGGAGGTGCTGTCTGTTTACTGGGAGCTGATCACAACCAGCAACGCACCAGTGGACTGGAGATGCCAGCACGAATACACAGAAACCTTTGGCTCTACCACAGAGCTATTCACAGAGTCACCCGCACATTTTACAG AGAACCCACAACCCTCACAGATCAAGATACACAAACCAAAG CAGAGACCTGCAGGACATAGAGATGGAGCCACAATAAT GTGA
- the LOC128443069 gene encoding fibromodulin yields MQRVVLLLLIGIVDLTMCQHNSQFHWLSHLRGRRRHASWQADQVDCPLECDCPTTYFTAMYCHNRNLQHVPYVPSRIKYVYLQHNRITGIQDGVFDNATNLVWVVLFNNQLNSDKIGNNVFSKLKNLDRLLLDHNELTHVPPNLPKSITDLRLGHNKISKILPKSFEGMANLTSLQLQANVIEDVRGVFKGLKSLTLLDMRKNKLRKIPDNLPERLQQLYLEFNSIESVPEGFLTLCPALQYVRLAHNKLTDKGLPSNVFNISRLTELDLSFNKLEKIPVVSRNLENLYLQANKIKEFSLRSFCSAIDMTTFSRLRVLRLDANEISARDIPAEAAYCLRRVASIDV; encoded by the exons ATGCAGAGAGtggtgctcctcctcctgatcGGAATCGTGGATCTGACCATGTGCCAGCATAACAGCCAGTTCCACTGGCTGTCTCATCTGCGAGGGCGGCGTCGGCACGCCAGCTGGCAGGCCGACCAGGTGGACTGCCCCCTGGAGTGCGACTGCCCCACAACCTATTTCACTGCTATGTACTGTCACAACCGTAACCTACAGCATGTTCCCTACGTACCCTCACGCATAAAATATGTCTACCTGCAGCACAACCGGATCACTGGCATCCAGGATGGGGTGTTTGACAACGCTACCAACTTGGTCTGGGTCGTGCTGTTTAACAACCAGCTCAACTCAGACAAGATTGGCAACAACGTCTTCAGCAAGCTCAAGAACCTGGACCGGTTGCTCCTGGATCACAATGAGCTCACCCATGTGCCACCCAACTTGCCCAAGTCCATCACAGACCTGCGGCTCGGTCATAACAAGATCTCAAAAATCCTTCCCAAATCGTTTGAGGGGATGGCCAACCTCACCTCCCTTCAGCTGCAAGCAAATGTCATAGAGGACGTTCGAGGTGTGTTCAAGGGGCTGAAGTCACTGACTTTGCTGGacatgaggaaaaacaaactgaggaAAATCCCTGACAATCTCCCTGAGAGGCTGCAACAGCTCTACCTGGAGTTTAACAGCATAGAGAGTGTGCCTGAAGGCTTCTTGACCCTGTGTCCCGCACTGCAGTATGTCCGGTTGGCTCATAACAAGCTGACCGATAAAGGACTTCCATCCAATGTCTTCAACATCAGCAGGCTGACTGAGCTCGACCTGTCCTTCAATAAACTGGAGAAGATCCCTGTTGTCAGCAGGAACCTAGAGAACCTTTATCTGCAAGCCAATAAAATCAAAG AGTTCTCCCTTCGCAGCTTCTGCAGTGCAATCGACATGACAACCTTCTCCAGGCTGAGAGTGCTGCGCCTTGATGCCAATGAGATCAGTGCCAGAGACATTCCTGCTGAAGCGGCCTACTGTTTGCGGCGCGTCGCCTCTATTGACGTGTAG
- the ren gene encoding renin: protein MALLNYWMCLVAVSLTVTTSRALRRVTLKKLPSIRETLWEMGISAEQVLTELTQKSAVDSDNNGTVPTPLTNYLDTQYFGEISIGSPAQLFNVVFDTGSANLWVPSHSCSPFSTACFTHNQYDASKSWTYVENGTGFSIQYAAGNIRGFLSEDVVVVGGIPVVQVFAEATSLSAMPFIFAKFDGVLGMGYPNTAIDGITPVFDRIMSQHVLKEEVFSVYYSRDPKHSPGGELVLGGTDPDYYTGNFNYMHTREMGKWEITMKGVSVGTEMMFCAEGCTAVIDTGSSYITGPASSVSVLMKTIGAQLDESGYKIDCDIVKTLPSVTFHLGGQEYSLTQEDYILWQSQIEGDVCTVTFRGLDVPPPTGPIWILGANFIARYYTEFDRHNNRIGFATAV, encoded by the exons ATGGCACTGCTGAATTACTGGATGTGTTTGGTTGCTGTATCATTGACCGTGACCACAAGCCGAGCTTTAAGAAG AGTCACCCTGAAGAAGCTGCCGTCCATCAGAGAGACTCTGTGGGAGATGGGTATCTCTGCAGAGCAGGTGTTGACTGAGCTGACCCAGAAGAGCGCAGTAGACAGCGACAACAACGGGACTGTTCCCACACCTCTAACCAACTACTTGGAC ACACAATACTTTGGGGAAATCAGTATCGGCTCACCGGCCCAGCTGTTCAACGTAGTATTTGACACAGGCTCAGCCAACCTGTGGGTGCCATCGCACAGCTGCTCGCCTTTCTCCACTGCCTGTT TTACTCACAACCAGTACGATGCCTCCAAGTCCTGGACCTATGTTGAGAATGGAACCGGATTTTCCATCCAGTATGCCGCAGGAAATATCAGGGGATTCCTGAGCGAGGACGTGGTTGTG GTCGGAGGGATTCCTGTGGTGCAGGTGTTTGCTGAGGccacctctctgtctgccaTGCCCTTCATCTTCGCCAAGTTCGACGGAGTCCTGGGGATGGGTTACCCCAACACGGCCATCGATGGCATCACGCCCGTGTTTGATCGCATCATGTCTCAGCATGTCCTCAAGGAGGAGGTCTTCTCTGTCTACTACAGCAG GGACCCAAAACACTCCCCCGGTGGAGAGCTTGTCCTCGGCGGCACAGACCCAGACTACTACACAGGAAACTTCAACTACATGCACACTAGGGAGATGGGCAAATGGGAAATCACCATGAAAGG tgtgtctgtggggaCGGAGATGATGTTTTGTGCAGAGGGCTGCACAGCTGTAATCGACACTGGCTCCTCCTACATCACGGGCCCggcctcctctgtgtctgtgctgatgAAAACCATCGGAGCACAGCTGGATGAAAGTGGG TACAAAATCGACTGTGACATTGTCAAGACGCTGCCCAGTGTCACTTTCCATCTGGGAGGTCAGGAGTACTCACTCACTCAGGAGGATTACATCTTGTGG CAATCACAGATAGAGGGGGACGTCTGCACCGTCACATTCAGGGGCTTGGATGTGCCGCCCCCTACAGGTCCCATCTGGATCCTGGGGGCCAACTTCATTGCCCGCTACTACACTGAGTTTGACCGTCACAACAATCGGATAGGCTTTGCTACCGCAGTCTGA
- the csf1b gene encoding macrophage colony-stimulating factor 1b isoform X3, with protein MVELQVKCLCVLMFLSFPLNMAEVPGPCRHSITREHLLTVRNLMDNQLRSGCSITYTFIERRSLSKCCFVKAALPWILELLTTHFKYNRGSVNDGYVQSLRALILNIYSQKCVPQINEEVEDKPESFETLYRGSPSEALQRASEVLSVYWELITTSNAPVDWRCQHEYTETFGSTTELFTESPAHFTDSYGRKSVKASQRRPIKDLYKLCFIIASICGGLLFILTLYCLISQKRTHNPHRSRYTNQSRDLQDIEMEPQ; from the exons atggttgag TTGCAGgtaaagtgtctgtgtgtgcttatGTTCCTGAGCTTCCCTCTGAATATGGCTGAGGTCCCTGGTCCATGCAGACACTCCATCACTAGGGAGCACCTGCTTACAGTCAGGAACCTG ATGGATAACCAGTTGAGAAGTGGTTGTTCGATAACCTATACATTCATAGAAAGGAGAAGTTTG AGCAAATGTTGCTTTGTAAAAGCTGCTTTACCATGGATCCTGGAGCTTCTCACCACCCACTTCAAATATAACCGGGGGTCAGTCAATGATGGCTACGTTCAGTCCCTGAGAGCGCTCATCCTCAACATCTATTCTCAGAAATGTGTGCCACAGATTAATGAAGAGGTCGAA GATAAGCCAGAGAGTTTTGAGACGCTGTACAGAGGGTCTCCTTCAGAGGCACTGCAGAGGGCTTCGGAGGTGCTGTCTGTTTACTGGGAGCTGATCACAACCAGCAACGCACCAGTGGACTGGAGATGCCAGCACGAATACACAGAAACCTTTGGCTCTACCACAGAGCTATTCACAGAGTCACCCGCACATTTTACAG ACAGTTATGGTAGGAAGTCAGTGAAGGCCTCTCAGAGAAGACCGATCAAAGACCTGTACAAGCTTTGCTTCATCATTGCCTCCATTTGCGGAGGACTGCTATTCATACTCACGCTCTATTGTCTCATCTCACAAAAG AGAACCCACAACCCTCACAGATCAAGATACACAAACCAAAG CAGAGACCTGCAGGACATAGAGATGGAGCCACAATAA
- the csf1b gene encoding macrophage colony-stimulating factor 1b isoform X1, with the protein MTIFVSTLIQSKAKLQVKCLCVLMFLSFPLNMAEVPGPCRHSITREHLLTVRNLMDNQLRSGCSITYTFIERRSLSKCCFVKAALPWILELLTTHFKYNRGSVNDGYVQSLRALILNIYSQKCVPQINEEVEDKPESFETLYRGSPSEALQRASEVLSVYWELITTSNAPVDWRCQHEYTETFGSTTELFTESPAHFTDSYGRKSVKASQRRPIKDLYKLCFIIASICGGLLFILTLYCLISQKRTHNPHRSRYTNQSRDLQDIEMEPQ; encoded by the exons ATGACCATCTTTGTGTCAACCCTGATTCAGAGCAAAGCGAAG TTGCAGgtaaagtgtctgtgtgtgcttatGTTCCTGAGCTTCCCTCTGAATATGGCTGAGGTCCCTGGTCCATGCAGACACTCCATCACTAGGGAGCACCTGCTTACAGTCAGGAACCTG ATGGATAACCAGTTGAGAAGTGGTTGTTCGATAACCTATACATTCATAGAAAGGAGAAGTTTG AGCAAATGTTGCTTTGTAAAAGCTGCTTTACCATGGATCCTGGAGCTTCTCACCACCCACTTCAAATATAACCGGGGGTCAGTCAATGATGGCTACGTTCAGTCCCTGAGAGCGCTCATCCTCAACATCTATTCTCAGAAATGTGTGCCACAGATTAATGAAGAGGTCGAA GATAAGCCAGAGAGTTTTGAGACGCTGTACAGAGGGTCTCCTTCAGAGGCACTGCAGAGGGCTTCGGAGGTGCTGTCTGTTTACTGGGAGCTGATCACAACCAGCAACGCACCAGTGGACTGGAGATGCCAGCACGAATACACAGAAACCTTTGGCTCTACCACAGAGCTATTCACAGAGTCACCCGCACATTTTACAG ACAGTTATGGTAGGAAGTCAGTGAAGGCCTCTCAGAGAAGACCGATCAAAGACCTGTACAAGCTTTGCTTCATCATTGCCTCCATTTGCGGAGGACTGCTATTCATACTCACGCTCTATTGTCTCATCTCACAAAAG AGAACCCACAACCCTCACAGATCAAGATACACAAACCAAAG CAGAGACCTGCAGGACATAGAGATGGAGCCACAATAA